A window from Purpureocillium takamizusanense chromosome 3, complete sequence encodes these proteins:
- the NIP1 gene encoding Translation initiation factor 3 subunit c (COG:J~BUSCO:EOG092616QN~EggNog:ENOG503NVTJ) produces MSRFFRGGEDSSTDSSSDEEELYSEEEEEQDLKQNDSDEDSDEGSDEDSDEETSDEEGGKAQGASKFLRDAESESDDSDDEVRDKVRSAASKRLEELLDSIKKIENGQKNGDWTLISTEFDKLNRQVTKLQDGGKTPKPYIRAIAELEDFMNESIAKQKVTPKKMNATQARALNAVKQKIKKTNKEYQTQVDAYRTDKDGFMESDDEEEEVAPAPKAKKLPKLELDAPVEDLGDEGFATVGKGGRTLQYTPESIFKHLRTIMESRGKKNTDRLEQIKVMEKLYEIANTSYQKIRVLLTLVSARFDLGSGTSNVMPLEQWKAAEKELSALLELLEKDHEYVVVENVEEWDDDEKPPTLQPGEKYIKVAGSVVSYVERLDDELVRSLQSIDPHTSEYIDRLQDEGALYNIIFKGMLYYEYLRKDESLDIPQDSVNRIVMRRLEHVYFKPAQVVKTFEENCWKTVGDNVESVITTRAQAQDAGNLVNVLCNYLFSNSDGIIRARAMLCQVYFLALHGEYYRARDMMLMSHLQETIPNFDVQSQILYNRTLVQVGLCAFRKGLVYDAQNTLQEICGSGRQKELLAQGVMMQRYSQVSPEQERLEKSRQLPFHMHINLELLECVYLTCSMLLEIPLLAQTGSSPDVKKRVISKTYRRMLEYHERQIFTGPPENTRDHVMQASKALAAGEWKKSTNFIHSIKIWELMPNSEDIKTMLAKQIQEEGLRTYLFTYAPFYDTLALETLGAMFELDTTKVAAVVSKMISHEELAASLDQVTSNVIFRKGVELSRLQSLALTLSDKASALIESNERTLEQRTQGTSNAFERQGGRGRGRGGQRGGARTGRGGAGAGGHTQRQAGGTQFTGGALGAAVRG; encoded by the exons ATGTCTCGAttcttccgcggcggcgaagatAGCTCGACTGACTCGtccagcgacgaggaggagctctactccgaagaggaggaggagcaggatcTCAAGCAAAACGACTCCGACGAAGACTCCGACGAGGGCTCCGACGAGGATAGCGACGAGGAAACCAGCGATGAGGAGGGTGGCAAAGCGCAGGGCGCCAGCAAGTTCTTGAGGGATGCCGAGTCTgagagcgacgacagcgatgACGAAGTGCGCGACAAGGTCAGGAGTGCCGCCAGCAAgcggctggaggagctgctggactCGATCAAGAAGATCGAAAACGGTCAGAAGAATGGTGACTGGACACTAATTTCTACTG AGTTCGACAAACTCAACCGCCAAGTTACCAAGCTGCAAGATGGCGGCAAGACGCCCAAGCCCTACATCCGTGCGATCGCTGAGCTGGAGGACTTCATGAACGAGTCCATTGCGAAGCAAAAGGTCACCCCCAAAAAGATGAACGCCACCCAGGCGCGAgccctcaacgccgtcaaGCAAAAGATCAAGAAGACCAATAAGGAGTACCAGACCCAGGTCGACGCCTACCGGACAGACAAGGACGGCTTCATGGAATcggatgacgaggaagaggaggtcGCCCCTGCTCCtaaggccaagaagctgcccaagctggagctggacgctcccgtcgaggacctcggcgacgagggctttGCCACCGttggcaagggcggcaggACCCTGCAGTATACCCCCGAGAGCATCTTCAAGCACCTCCGGACCATCATGGAGTCTCGTGGCAAGAAGAACACGGACCGCCTGGAGCAGATCAAGGTTATGGAGAAGCTCTACGAGATCGCCAACACCTCCTACCAGAAGATCCGCGTTCTCCTCACCCTTGTCTCGGCCCGCTTCGATctgggcagcggcacctcCAACGTCATGCCCCTGGAGCAGTGGAAGGCGGCCGAGAAGGAGCTGTCTGCCCTGCTGGAGTTGCTCGAGAAGGACCACGAGTATGTGGTTGTTGAGAACGTGGAGGAGTgggacgatgacgagaagCCCCCCACGCTGCAGCCTGGCGAGAAATACATCAAGGTCGCTGGCAGCGTTGTGTCCTACGTCGAGAGActggacgacgagcttgtcCGTTCCCTGCAGAGCATCGACCCCCACACGTCCGAGTACATCGACCGCCTGCAGGACGAAGGCGCTCTGTATAACATCATCTTCAAGGGCATGCTCTACTACGAGTACCTGCGCAAGGATGAGTCTCTCGATATTCCCCAGGACAGCGTCAATCGCATCGTTATGAGGCGCCTGGAGCACGTCTACTTCAAG CCTGCCCAGGTCGTTAAGACCTTCGAGGAGAATTGCTGGAAGACGGTCGGCGACAATGTCGAGTCGGTCATCACTACGCGCGCCCAAGCCCAGGACGCCGGCAACCTGGTCAATGTCCTGTGCAACTACCTCTTCAGCAACAGCGACGGCATTATCCGCGCCCGAGCCATGCTTTGCCAGGTCTacttcctcgccctccatGGCGAGTATTACAGGGCCCGCGACATGATGCTCATGTCCCACCTGCAGGAGACGATCCCCAACTTTGACGTGCAGAGCCAGATTCTCTACAACAGGACCCTGGTGCAGGTCGGGTTGTGCGCCTTCCGCAAGGGACTGGTGTACGACGCCCAGAACACCCTGCAAGAGAtttgcggcagcggccgccaaaaggagctgctcgcccaGGGCGTCATGATGCAGCGGTACAGCCAGGTCTCACCCGAACAGGAGAGGCTGGAGAAGAGCCGACAGCTGCCTTTCCACATGCACATCAacctggagctgctcgagtGCGTTTACCTGACGTGCAGCATGCTGCTTGAGATCCCCCTGCTGGCCCAGACGGGTTCATCGCCCGATGTCAAGAAGCGCGTCATCAGCAAGACGTACCGCCGTATGCTCGAGTACCACGAGCGCCAGATCTTCACCGGCCCGCCTGAGAACACGCGCGACCACGTCATGCAGGCGTCCAAGGCCTTAGCTGCGGGCGAGTGGAAGAAGTCGACCAACTTCATCCACAGTATCAAGATCTGGGAGCTGATGCCCAACTCGGAGGATATCAAGACCATGCTTGCCAAGCAGATTCAGGAGGAGGGCCTGCGGACCTACCTCTTCACCTACGCCCCCTTCTACGACACGCTTGCTCTGGAGACGCTGGGCGCCATGTTCGAGCTAGACACGACCAAGGTGGCGGCCGTTGTCAGCAAGATGATTAGTCACGAGGAGTTGGCTGCGTCTCTCGACCAGGTCACCTCCAACGTCATTTTCCGAAAGGGTGTCGAGCTTAGCCGCTTGCAATCCCTGGCGCTCACCTTGTCAGACAAGGCTAGTGCCCTCATCGAGAGCAACGAGCGGACGCTCGAACAGCGGACGCAAGGCACGAGCAACGCCTTCGAGCGGCAGGGtgggcgcggccgtggccgtggcggccagAGGGGAGGTGCTCGCACGGGCCGTGGaggtgccggtgctggcggccaCACGCAGAGACAGGCCGGTGGCACGCAGttcaccggcggcgctctGGGCGCTGCCGTTCGGGGCTAG
- a CDS encoding uncharacterized protein (EggNog:ENOG503NV1N~COG:S), with product MASGWVVDTPDTFVAKEKEAVVQEKDEQELTQDDTKLARPGFGLPLNWLPSSGRFPVLLSVPKPSVYGGWYDDGGQEWSAATLLIREACMLKLVDDLTDKPEWWRKILDPEIAARWKAEALALDWQAYRPHADFTPNMVDACFDEIRRKADLYDATGLIPVYDYTVAAIKSDKLMPEDLRLELATAVKALEDVPDDKKDWHPGTDGKVLDLVHPSLWPLVYGRTRVLPDSRVPLSDCLAYSGLGDVIPPPDSLHAGRITSHWGSRDEAVTAYSTRFQWLPCDVSLDAQGNATIDSYINNLHPVEHASLYPVIQRFVQASLPAWDLLYTWPDHLSFQRLTTNRAGPVCTTPDICQDRDGCRPSGRPLGPGEEPRQEDEEWEDGYETSPRGVLDNQWFDETHPMDVPDAYVPPPAADAGDNKEDSKNRVFPVAADDVKTSGFFHDARRLQVIVKLANIHLTPEKPTYDGGSWHIEGQLNEHICATALFYYDSENISTSRLSFRTPANAEELSTDLDYEQSDMRSITRTFVMSPDSDSTIQDVGSVLTKKGRVVFFPNLYVHRVEPFRLVDPRLPGHRKILALFLVDPAVPVVSTANVPPQQRHWWQGENHIRRGSRLPPELAAMVLDNVNHFIDDDEAKKLRGELMAERTAMQDATDGALNSIEFNFCEH from the exons atggcctcTGGCTGGGTCGTAGATACC CCCGACACCTTTGTCGCCAAGGAAAAAGAGGCTGTCGTACAAGAGAAAGACGAGCAGGAACTCACGCAGGACGACACCAAGCTCGCGCGCCCGGGCTTCGGGCTGCCCCTCAACTGGCTGCCGTCCAGCGGCCGCTTCCCTGTCCTCCTGTCCGTTCCCAAGCCGTCCGTGTACGGTGGCTGGTATGATGACGGTGGTCAGGAGTGGTCCGCGGCCACCCTCCTCATCCGCGAGGCTTGCATGCTCAAGCTTGTAGACGACCTCACCGACAAGCCCGAGTGGTGGCGCAAGATCCTCGACCCAGAGATCGCGGCCAGGTGgaaggccgaggccctggccctggACTGGCAGGCGTATCGCCCGCACGCAGACTTTACCCCCAACATGGTCGACGCG TGCTTCGATGAGATCCGTCGCAAGGCAGATCTATATGACGCGACAGGCCTCATTCCCGTCTACGACTACAcggtcgccgccatcaagtcAGACAAGCTTATGCCCGAGGATCtgcgccttgagctcgccaccgccgtcaaggccctcgaggacgtgccCGACGACAAAAAAGACTGGCACCCGGGCACTGACGGCAAagtcctcgacctcgtgcACCCGTCTCTCTGGCCCCTGGTCTACGGGCGGACCCGCGTCCTCCCCGACAGCCGTGTCCCTCTCTCCGACTGCCTCGCCTacagcggcctcggcgacgtgaTCCCCCCTCCGGACTCCCTTCACGCGGGCCGCATCACCTCGCACTGGGGATCCCGTGACGAAGCCGTCACCGCCTACTCGACGCGGTTCCAATGGCTGCCATGCGACGTCTCGCTCGATGCACAAGGCAATGCCACCATCGACAGCTACATCAACAATCTCCACCCCGTGGAACATGCCAGCCTGTATCCCGTCATCCAGCGCTTCGTCCAGGCCTCACTCCCCGCGTGGGACCTGCTCTACACATGGCCCGACCACCTCTCCTTCCAGcgcctcaccaccaaccGCGCGGGGCCTGTCTGCACGACGCCCGACATCTGCCAGGACCGCGATGGCTGTCGCCCGTCCGGTCGCCCGCTCGGcccgggcgaggagccgcgccaggaagacgaggagTGGGAGGACGGCTACGAGACGTCCCCgcgcggcgtcctcgacaaccAGTGGTTCGACGAGACGCACCCCATGGACGTGCCCGACGCGTACGTcccgccacccgcggccgACGCTGGCGACAACAAAGAGGATTCCAAGAACCGCGTCTTccccgtcgcggcggacgacgtcAAGACGTCGGGTTTCTTccacgacgcgcgccgcTTGCAGGTCATCGTCAAGCTGGCCAACATCCACCTCACACCCGAGAAACCCACCTACGATGGCGGCTCGTGGCATATCGAGGGCCAGCTCAACGAGCACATCTGTGCCACGGCGCTTTTCTACTACGACTCGGAAAACATTTCCACCTCGCGCCTCTCCTTCCGCACGCCTGCTAACGCGGAGGAGCTCTCCACCGACCTCGACTACGAGCAGTCCGACATGCGCTCCATCACGCGCACCTTCGTCATGAGCCCGGACTCGGACAGCACAATCCAGGACGTTGGCTCCGTTCTCACCAAAAAgggccgcgtcgtcttcttccccaACCTATACGTGCACCGCGTCGAGCCTTTCCGCCTCGTTGACCCGAGGCTGCCCGGCCACCGCAAGATCCTCGCCCTCTTtctcgtcgacccggccgtgCCCGTCGTGTCCACCGCCAACgtgccgccccagcagcgacATTGGTGGCAGGGCGAGAACCATATCCGCCGCGGCTCGCGATTGCCTCCCGAGCTGGCTGCCATGGTCCTCGACAACGTCAACCacttcatcgacgacgacgaggctaAGAAGCTGCGTGGAGAGCTCATGGCCGAGCGGACAGCAATGCAGGACGCCACAGACGGGGCCCTCAACAGCATCGAGTTCAACTTTTGTGAGCACTGA